In the Uranotaenia lowii strain MFRU-FL chromosome 1, ASM2978415v1, whole genome shotgun sequence genome, ggataTCTGTTTTATaaacagaccccgttcgtttttggcaacattcgattttggcaacgttcgattttggcaacatccgattttggcacaaaatcgaacggtttttagaaacaacattaccttttagtttccGTTagaacaggaccaatttaatttaaacaaacaccataaatacgttttatattatgaaatgctgataaaatgcaacaataaaaacaattatttttttaaattttttaaagtactcaaaaatgacaaaaagatgaaaaatcaaaaagttaaaaacaaatgcaaacaaaaggctgaaaattacaaaaaaaaacaactaaataatgacgaagaatgaaaaaaatagcaaatatgacaaatgaaaataaacatcaTAAACAAGACAAGAAAactgcaaaatgcatcaaaaacatgacaaaaaaattaaaaatgactacaaatggtcggaaaataactaaaaataacgtttttgatagtAATAATAGTAttaactttgtaaaaataactaaaaaaaaatcatctttgtaaaaataactaaaaaaggtatgccatatggtcatatttcatgtaaatattttgttcatatactatttttatcggatcagtattaaGCTCTTCCTTTTTCTCTGTAAGATTGTGATtagagcgtagatttaatgtttctatgataaaaagtgaaacatttataaaactaaTCTATTtatcttgatataggcatttaacctgccttgataagggcattcaaaacctgtctcttattccaatatcttatcatctacaactttgccaaaagctttaatttgttgaatttccgatttccagatgaataaggaTGAAATaccattaacatttttgttcacaaattATGTACGCACGATAactaaagttcaatatatttaatcaaaactgacaaaaatcttgtttgaatttttaatttttttgactttatatTACAATGAAATTTGttcatgccatgtttcaaaagcgtattacccttaagctacactgattagatatgttgaatcTTCAGCCATATCATCAATCGGCTGTATTACCAAATATACGCatttatgccatattcgttttcatctggtggaaagatggttgtgcaccgACTGCTGtcaacttcatataaaaaaaaacgctttgacagcacttggtgcaccactaagatgaaaacgaatatggcattagaAATACTTCCccctacacacaaaattttcgaggccggaaattagcaaaagtttgctcaaatttgaccagctagaaacttagcaatcattttagcaaatttttcgagctgaaattttagcaaacgagagaaaaaattagccgccgcaatttttgctcactttttttagcaaaaaccggtagaaaagatcttattggatttgaaattcaatattttttattttttcgttgtaAATTCGGGAGAAATATCTGTTTAAAAGAAAACCAAatgttattttcacttttttatttgacaaattatttttcaaatttcactacACTTTCTGCACTTGAGAAACAAAACAGCACTTGACCGCAGTAACTGGACCATCCGCCAAGCAGAAAACTGATGAGGCCAGATCGGCTTACTTCTTAAGTCGGTCATCCTGATGGCAGCAGCaacctgtagaaaaaaaaaccaatgaatttttcaaattcaaatccggACTTTACATTGGCGAAATCGGTTCTTACCTGTCTGCTCCCGGTGTCAATCTTCATCCAATTGTCCATCACATGCAGCGATGTCGACCTGGCTTCCATTCCGTCGTTGTCAGCCCAGTCTTTGCAGGTTCCGCCAGCATCTAATTTGTTCAAAAGCACTGATTCGCGtcgaactatttttttctcgaagCCGGCGGCTGCTGTCTAAACGAAGCGGCTAGGTAGGCTGATTTTTTACTAGAACCaagcaaaataattattttgctaTCGCGTTAGTAAAACAACTCTTTTTGCTAATCGAAAGTAACAcagtatttttgctaagtggagcctcgaaagttttgtgtgtatatATTATCATGCGATAATAACTTTattcaataaaacactcaagtTTATGTTgtatgctgatggcgttcagttcagTCTGGTTGAACCCCGACCATgtacacagcaattttttttttgctggataccagcaaaattttgctggttttgtaacgctgactttccagcaaaatttccagcaattttaatTGCTGAAAACGATCAACaaactcaattgctggaaatttagCAATcttaattgctggaaaccagctatctatattgctggaaatcagcttatttttcacaaaaaagccGACATTTTTGGTTTCTAaattagatttaaatttcaatataatacCCTCATGGTGATCATATTAATAAATAGAAATTGGTTGTTCATTTTTCTTGAGCgacatttattaaaattttaaaaacaaaataaaataatatctgcCAATTGGTCGGCCGCTTTTCGCCAAATCTTAGACatcatctgaaataaaaattattacttaATCGCTTTAAAAAATGGTTGATCACTGGAATATGGAAGGAGTTACAATTTGGTGACCGTTgcagaaacgaaaaacaaactaaCACTTTTCGCGCGCAACTTAAAATaaatagcaaaaacaaaatcaaattcgagtttgacagaccgattgctggtttttcagcaacGCAGATCAAGTGCTGGGAAAATCAGCAAGACGATGAATGTTTGCgggttttccagcaaaaaatggatTGCTGGACTTTTCCAGCaatattttttgctggaaatcgaggaaAAATGACTgtctacacagcaaatttttttttttttgctggaaaccagcaaaatttggctggtttttgtcccgctggttttccagcaaaatttccagcaatttaaattgctgaaaaaacagcaaacgttaatgctggtttccagcaattcaaattgctggaaaatcagcaatccagattgctggaagccAGCAGAGTCctgattagtatcttttatgaaattgtccaataaaaactcacccttgacttatgtctggttgctagaatatagaggaaaataaaaataattaagtatattaatctaaccaaaattcgtaaaatagagtctcaccttgcttcagcgtacgaaaacaaacaaactccaATATGACAACTCGATttctgattttccagcaaactggaTCAATTGCTAGAAAGTCCAGttatttgaaaaccgattggtgatttttcagcaaaaatgacaagaacacgaAAACCggttgctggtttccagcaaacatTTGGATTGCTGCACGtttccagtatttttttttgctggaaaccgaggcaaaaatttactgtgaatgtttaatttgcgaaaaaaataactttccaTGTGTCTACATATGAAtgaggaaataaataaataaataaactttgaaaGGTATGTTTCGTCGTAGCCAAATGTTGAAGTTGTTGCTACGGATACTTATGAGTATTTCTCTGCTTTGCGAATATAGAATTGATGCAAGTTGCAAACTGAAGACATTTTCAGCACAAACTCGCATTTCGCCTCAatgattttatttgtttctttcACAGACCCATTGGAAACCTCCCACCTCATCAATATGACTTATACAACAATGGGTTCAGCCATCAAAAAACGATCATCCTTGATAGGTTCGACAACCGAAAACAACAACTTAGCCAAATCTTCCGAGAACCAGAAAAATGTCGAAAAGGTGGTTCAGTCTTCGAAGACAATCAATGCTATCACCCGGACTCATCCGACGGCATACCTGATATTTTTCTCACTGCTACTGGATCTGTTAGCCTTCACGATGATCTTGCCGCTGTTACCATCTATGTTAGAATTTTACAAACAGAATGATGCCGGCGGATTGTATGGTTCTTTATCCCGGAGTATCAGAAGTTTTCAGGAGTGGGTCGGAGCACCGGATAGGTTTAATTCGGTCCTGTTCGGCGGTGCTTTAGGTTCCATGTTCAGCTTGCTGCAATTTATTGCCAGCCCGATTGCCGGGGGCCTTTCGGATCATTATGGCCGAAAACCGGTTATGGTTGTGTGCGCGGTTAGTTAAAAgtattcgaatatttttttaattgtaattttattatatgagattttctttttgacAGGTAGGAATAGCAGCCTCATACGGGTTGTGGGCATATTCGCATAACTTTATGCTCTTTGTTATTGCGCGTTTTGTGGGAGGCCTCAGTAAAGGCAACATCTCTATATGTATGGCCGTGATAACCGACGTCTCTAACCATCAGAATCGAGGCAAAGCGATGGCATTGGTAGGAATAGCCTTTTCCTTGGGTTTCATCGTTGGACCTATGATCGGAGCCATTTTCTCGAAGCTAGCCGACAAATCTTCCTCTCATTGGTTTTGGCTACCAGCTATGTTCGCAATGTGTCTTGCATTGTTGGATGTGCTATTTGTAGGATTCTACCTCAAAGAATCGCTACCCAAGGAAAAACGgtctaaaaaaattatcaacagttTATCACACGCCATGGACCACATCAGTATTCCCGCCTTGTTTAGATTCTCAGCTGTTAAGAACCTATCCAAAAGGGACATTAGCTCTCTACGCAGTTTGGGACTGGTGTACTTTATCTACTTGTTTATATATTCTGGATTGGAGTTTACAGTGACGTTCCTCATGTACCACAAATTCAACTACACTTCAATCGACCAAGCAAAAATGTTCCTCACGACAGGTAAGGCTTTAAAATGATAGTTTTGAATTTACATCTTTGAATATTTATCTATTATTTTTCCTTCCCTGCTGTTCATAATTTAGGATTctaactatttttttctgatgttatccaaatattttcatagtatttctTTCATAGGAATCATAAATCCTAATCCATATTATTTCGATCTAAGGGGCCGTTTACTCATTAATTGAGCATGATTTTGGAATTATCAGCCACCCACTCATCACCCTTGTAAGAAATAGTCACAcacaaaaaaagcatagtaaaattactaaatccgtggtttaaatgaacaacacgcaaccatatttttgagtcaataatgttttgttcttgaaaatACTACGCGTATGGTTATTTTACTCTGTGTTGATTTcggctgcgcatagtaatttcaaCTACCTTCATAGTAAagttgtcaatgaaatgatgagTTCTTTTACATCGTTTATAGTAAAATTAGTATGTTCAATTATAAAATCAGTATACATTATGATAAAAACAAGTATAGATAGCAggatgaaatagtaaaattaccatGCAGCATGATATCAATATCCCGTAGCATAATAGATTCCACCAATTTATTGTGATATTTCGAACCCTTTCTattgaaaatgctgtttttcaatttgactCTTTATTTTATCACTGGTTATAAATTACACTACAATTTAATTACActgttcactttttttctttaattcactTCACGAAACGTACGTCGTAGTTTTCCCCCGGATCTGCTGTGTTGACATTCAATTTTCTCCTTCATATTGTCCTCCAGTTGCTGCACCTTTGGCATGACGAGGGCGTAACCGAGAaaagttaatttaaaatataaactgTAAATGAAGGGACAAACATAcctctttctttcaaaaagttGGGAATAACCTGCCCGGCTGCAGTCAACAACTGTTCAGAGCTAGCCTTTTTCTGAATAGTCAACAGCAACAGCTTTGACAAAGATTTCTGTGTGtaattggcccttattctgcgcctcgagtgacgtgacgatagtagagtcacccaagtcactctattccagcaatcggtttaggtgaggaacgtcacttcggatgaactttgtgagttcttaccctattctcgtagtcaccgtgggtgagaatcgtcgcattcgggtgacgattttaggtgacaattgtcggtaccttttcaggtggtgacgagataAAAATTTAATCGAGAATTTATGTAAATCACAATGTTAGGCTCTAACTAAATGGTTAATTATACTAATGAAtgatagttttggaaataaaattaagcaaatttattagcaaatatgatttttaaatatattgaaactttttcattgcTATCTCAAATATGTAATTTGGATTGGAATACTGAATGGAAAGTATGATCTTCTAATGAaatctaaaattcagatttaattgaagtttgtttttcgaaccgttaaaacgatgaaatgacgaaaactttggaattcaaatattatagtacttttaattttattttcacttttcaataatATGCTATGCAAAGAAACCGGATTTAGGTTTATGTGACCGAAATTTGTCGTTTGAATCTGATACTGCTGCTGCTATTTCGTTGGTTTCGATAAATGCTCGGCATTCCAGGATCTCCTATCTGGCAGGCGAAACAACTTCCGGCATGCCACGGGGGTAACTTCAGTTGaggaaaatatataaaccggCAGCATTCGCCATtactgaaaacgaaaaaaaaaacttaacttctcTTGGATGATCGAACAGTTTCAGGTACAAAACACAAATTATTTTACATACCTGATAAACCTTTGGAAATGTTTAACAAACACCGCCTTTTTGTGCGCTGGGTTTTTGGAGCAGCAGCCGTcggcatctgattttttttccccggCAATATGACCCAGATCCGAACTTAGCTTTGATGAACGAAATTTCCACTTACGTCGCACAAATCGTCCGTTTTTCTTCCTGAAGCAGCTTTCTGTAACCGTACCATCCGATGATGGCCATTTTCGAACCGAAATTCTAACTCGAAATTCTAAAAACTTACTTCGGAAAATCCGAAGCGAGAGCAAAATCCAAACAACACCAGcaaaattctaccattttgacagatgtgttcattcggtcactcacctagagtgaacctctgtcactttacccacaacgactccgggaataaggtgacaaatctcacggtgactcgaggtgaggtgacaatcgtcacctcatgcgcggcgcagaataagggccattctGTTTTCCTCCAGGAAATAATCTTGATAAGCTCCTGGGGGGAGAATATGACCGTACTTTTCGTTGAAGTCCAACGAATGTCCCGATTGTTGATCTTGGCCAAACAGGCGATGTCCTTATTTTGGCAGAACAGCTGGATGCCGATGGTCTGTAGAGTAAGAATtgcaactattgaaaaaatttagtataaaaattgaaaaaaaaaaacaaaacttactgATGAACCCATGGATGTTTGATCGCGAAAAATTCTTCATCCACCAGAAGTTTGTCCGAATCGTCATCATGATGACCAGAAGAAAAATGAACGGATTCAATGGTACCACCGAGAATCGCCCGGTGCGTCATCCCCCAGTGGAACTCGATGACCAGGTCCAACCTCTTGGTAAATAAGACATGGGCATTGCCCATTAGTAAAAGCCACAAATCGATTGTTCACCGAAACACTCAAAATTTCACCTGCCCTGGACGATTTCCAAACGGCCACCTCAGCGATATACCCGAGTTACATTTTTTTCGCGTTCCGAAGTCGCGACCGGCTGatcagaaaacaaaacaaaatacacTCAAACGTAGATCATAGTATTATTACTATGCATTCGAGGGTAAAATGTCGAAATAAGTATGCTGGTGCCTATTTTTAAGAGAAGCAATGGTTAAATTATGACGCGAATAGTATTTTCGACCACACAAATAACGGTGTGTAAACGTTACCATGCGCATGCTTAATTCAAAAACACGAATCGTGCAATATCTAAAAATTATGCGCATGGTAATTTAAACACGAGAAAATTACTATaagctgtcaaagttcgcatagtaaaaatactatgtcgTAGTACTTTAGCCCAGATTTCTGGTAGAAAATACTAAATCGTGGTCGAAAATACTAGATCGTggacatagtaaaattatcatgatcctgtatttgaaaaacccatgcaatttttttccgtgcagattttttaaagccTACCTCCCTCATTGATAAGATCTTACCATTTTCTATTTCTAAGAtactatcaaattttaaaacacagaTATATAAATATATGACGTGTGTATAGCcattaagtttttgaaaatttaacttttttcctaaaatttccaAAGTATAGAAAGCAAATGTAATTTGCGTAAAAAATTGCGGAGAATGTGAAATACTTTACTTCATTAGACGAGTCAATATttgtgaggaaaaaaaaatctgtaaattaacaatctttttttttttttttgtttcgattatagtcgttttaccatttttatggcattcgcgactttatcaacgttgcagttggcggatcgttattgaagaacttatccggtacaactgtgttcgatgtttactcttgggctcgaactcgcggacatcggctcaggagacaacagacttgccaactgagctatatcacaagccctgaaaaattaacaatcgAAATGGAAATGTTAAATTgaatattataaataaatttcgtaAGCAAATTCTAGATCCAACTTgaacagagtataaactttgtgggaccttTTAAAGTGCTTTCCAGAGAAAacagtcgcatttggaggcagtcttctttgtgtTTTTATCCGTTCATCTTGTCAACCGTTATATTagactgagtaatttgcagtttccacagatggtctcctcaagtactagacattaaatttttctttttgttttttttcgggaacTACATGCGAGACTTGTCAACCAACAGTTTCTGGCCTGACAGGTTATCGCTAAACAgttcgttttatttatttactccgccaaacagtgtaggctacatatatatatatataaaaacttAAGCCTAGagattacaattttcaaataagcttaatagtaatgatttttctttacatttacaaagtcaggttcttcggtgcctgttaccgtagaaaccttttttcagctgctgttttgacatagttaagtctatgttctcataatatttattataactatacattaaacaattaacaGGACTAAATttaccataatcagttcgagtagaagttataatgaaaagatttcttgttcttaaatgacggcaaggacaataaaagtttaattgatttattagataagcagactgaacgcgCTGATTATGTCGTTTACGaaacagattgcagcaaactctcttcttacactttatgtttccatgtttataagcaggcaacgtgattcatagctaggtaattggttctgagaccatcctaaatttcgtaaagcgaatagaacaaatggtttctggactgattccaaacgggttttatgtaaaatttgaaaaggcgaccacacaacgctacaatactcaagaatagatctaacataagctgtgtacaatgtttttattgtgtatgggtccactctttaaaattataactgaaacgttttataaatgctaacataccgtttgatttctgaattattgagttatagtgatctacaaaggttttgagtccaatataactccaaggtctctaatcttgttgactctctcgacaggatcatctcccaatttgacaatttcatatgactgacattttcttctggtaaatacaatatttgaacattttgccacgttaagtttgagcagacttttaatgcaccatttgttaaatacattaacttcgttttgaaagattctaaagtcttcttcgctatttactttcatataaagtttcatatcatcagcataaattagcacatttgactgcttgagaagacaagttatatcatttacgtataaaataaataataaggggccgagatgggagccttgaggcacaccagaagtaACGGAGATACATTTAgaaagtgaaccattaaatCTAACAACTTGTGAGCGGTTCGTAAAATAGAACCTTATCCATATCAGTAGGTGTGAACCGAAAccctgtttatttaatttaaaaattaacatggggatgtcaattctgtcaaaagctttactgaagtccgtgtataaGCCGGTACAGAATTACCGCGATCCATACAGCTAATATTATAGGTAACAAACTCGAGTAAATTAGTGGCTGTAGatcttcctttaacaaatccatgttgcaTTTCAGTAATGATTGTTTCAatttgattatatatttttccattcactatagcttcgaaaagttttggtatgcacgataaaatggctatgcccctgtaatttttatgtcagattttttcctGGCTTAAatatgggtacaagaaatgattctttccatacttgaggaaaaacacctgatttcaatgaagagttaaatagaagaaacaaTGGCATACTCAGAtcattttgctgtccattacgaaatttttcaaaatatctccaaactagcggtccaaatatttttcgcacgatttgaccaccgtattttgtttattttaccggtgggcagtTTTTCTACTTTTGAGAAATAAAGTCAGGCCTATTCTTTTAGGTGGGCGCACAATAGCCCGtcgtgcgtcgcgtcagcgtcgcgttgacatttaattttaaggatatcattttccgtttgagccaccacaattatgggtcgcGTCAAAGAACAATTTAtactaaaacgcaaaacttgttctaaacagcagcgttctcCAACGTCGACgctctgtttttgaaaaaataaaaataaattgattcgcGTCAGCTGTATTTTAAGTATTCTGTTCTTATTGTTTTTATCGAAGTTTGAAACAAATAGAACCAAAACTAGAAAGAATTTCCATTTtctctattaatttttttatgttatgctaaatgttatgttaaattttcaaaaatcatttttccacaaattaatttttgttatattgttccaaatgataggttaaaaattaaagacaaactacaattacacggaatttaccctatactatacttaaagcactaaggattcttcttcggaataattccctcgaaacgtcaaaatccaAATGATCGGAGAAGCGGTTAAACGTCCTTATTGCACCAATTAGCGCTGTATTAGCTCCGTAGTTATTCTGTCGGAGAGGAGCAAAGAGCTGAAGATTACGATTCCTCAAGCCTCGGGTTCGTAGGTACGCTGAGTTGGAGTGCTTCTAGCAGTGTAGGGCAGTCAG is a window encoding:
- the LOC129739527 gene encoding major facilitator superfamily domain-containing protein 10 translates to MTYTTMGSAIKKRSSLIGSTTENNNLAKSSENQKNVEKVVQSSKTINAITRTHPTAYLIFFSLLLDLLAFTMILPLLPSMLEFYKQNDAGGLYGSLSRSIRSFQEWVGAPDRFNSVLFGGALGSMFSLLQFIASPIAGGLSDHYGRKPVMVVCAVGIAASYGLWAYSHNFMLFVIARFVGGLSKGNISICMAVITDVSNHQNRGKAMALVGIAFSLGFIVGPMIGAIFSKLADKSSSHWFWLPAMFAMCLALLDVLFVGFYLKESLPKEKRSKKIINSLSHAMDHISIPALFRFSAVKNLSKRDISSLRSLGLVYFIYLFIYSGLEFTVTFLMYHKFNYTSIDQAKMFLTTGIVMALLQGSVVRRLPDNLMQTSAVAGLFLIIPAFVLVGMAESTRMLYLGMILFAVSTAFVVTCMTTLTSKYGDFNQKGTVLGVFRSLGALARALGPIVASVAFWCIGSRVTYIVGGLLLFIPSVMLQRFKLS